The following proteins come from a genomic window of Carcharodon carcharias isolate sCarCar2 chromosome 10, sCarCar2.pri, whole genome shotgun sequence:
- the LOC121283573 gene encoding dynein light chain 2, cytoplasmic: MSDRKAVIKNADMSEDMQQDAVDCATQAMEKYNIEKDIAAFIKKEFDKKYNPTWHCIVGRNFGSYVTHETKHFIYFYLGQVAILLFKSG, from the exons ATGTCCGACAGAAAGGCTGTGATCAAAAATGCTGACATGTCCGAAGATATGCAGCAAGATGCAGTAGACTGTGCAACACAAGCGATGGAAAAATACAACATCGAAAAGGACATTGCTGCATTCATCAAAAAG GAGTTTGACAAGAAATACAATCCAACATGGCACTGCATTGTTGGCAGAAACTTCGGTAGTTACGTCACACATGAGACAAAACATTTCATCTATTTTTACCTGGGTCAGGTTGCAATTCTTCTATTCAAGTCtggctaa